CCGGCGATCCGAGCGCGTACCTGGCGACCGAACTCGCGTGGCGGCGGAACTGGCTCGGACAGAGCGAGGGCGCCTTCGTCCCGTTCGACGGGTTCGTGCAGGGTGCCGCCTTCTGGTTCGGCTCCTGGGGGCTCGGCGAGATCACCGGCTACGTCGTGCTCGCGGCATCCGTCCTCGGCATCGCCGCCCTGCTCCTGTTCGAACCCCACGTGCGTCGCATGGGCGTCGAGGTGCGGCTGTGGTCGGCCGGCTACCTGCTGTACCTGCTCGCGGTGTTCTTCCCGCAGTCCAGCATCTTCCGGCTCCTCGTGCCGCTGTCCCCGCTGTGGGGGGCCGTCGCGATGCCGCGGTCCGCGCTGTGGCGGGTGAGCGTGCTGGTCGCATGCCTGGCGGGGCAGTGGTGGTGGATCTACAACATGTACGCGCTGGGGAATACCTATTGGCAGATCCCATGATCGGTCGCCGAGGCGAGCGGATCGGGGCGACGATTATCCCCTGGTCGTAGGCGCACGATAAACTCGACACGCAGACCACGACGAAAGGGAGCCGCAATGGCAGCCATGAAGCCGAGAACCGGAGACGGGCCGATGGAGGCCGTGAAGGAGGGTCGTCTCATCATCGTGCGGGTTCCGCTCGAGGGTGGAGGACGCCTCGTCGTCTCGGTGAACGACGCTGAGGCCAAGGAGCTCTACGACGTGCTCGGCGGGGTCGTCAACCCCGTCTGATCACACCTCACACGAGAACGGCCGGTCGAACCTCGACCGGCCGTTTCGCGTGGATTCCCGTCAGTCCGGAGGAGTCGTGGTCAGCTGGAGAAGGCCCTCGCCGACGATGGACAGGGCGCCGATGACGGCGGCGGACGCTTGGGTCTCGTGGATCAGCGAGCGATACGAGGCCGTCACCGCGTCCCGGCGCACAGGATCGGCGACGGCGCCGCGGTTCAGCACGCGGGGGATCAGCACGGTGCCGCCGGCCCGGACCAGGCGGAGTCCGTGCTCGACGTAATCGATGACGCCATCCGGGTCGGCATCCACCAGCACGATGTCGTATGACGCTTCGTTCATGCGGGGGAGCACTTCCATCGCTCGACCGGTGATGAAGCGCACACGAGCCGGGGGAACCTTAGCGTCTGCGAACGACTGGCGCGCCGCGCCGAGGTGCTCGGGTTCGCTGTCGATCGTGGTCAGCGTGGCGCGGGGCGAGCCGTGCAGAAGCCAGAGCCCGGACACGCCGGCGCCGGTGCCGATCTCGACGATGTTGAGTGCACGGGATGACGCCGCGATCACTGCGCACTGCGCTCCGACGGCGGGGGAGATGGGTGCGGCGCCGATCTCGAGTGCATACGCACGCGCCTTCGAGATGTGATCCGGTTCGATCGTCGCCTCATCGGCGAAGCGGTAGTTCGCGTCCTGCTCGCCCATCGGTGCTCCTTCGATGTCAGCCTACGTGTCGGTGCGGCGTCGACTGCTCAGGCGCGGCGGTAATCTGAAGGCATGTTCTTCGGCATCACGATCGAGAAGCTCCTGCTGATCGGGTTGATCGCCGGGCTGCTCATCGGGCCCGAGCGGCTGCCTCGCTATGCCGAGACCCTCGCACGGTTCACCAAACGCGCACGCGAGTACGTGACCAACGCCAAGTCGCGCGTGAAAGAGGAGATGGGCGGGGACTTCGACGACGTCGACTGGCGGACGCTGGATCCCCGCCAGTACGATCCGCGGCGCATCATCCGCGAGGCGCTGCTGGATGACGCTCCCGTGCCGACGGTGAAGGCGGTGAGCGCCGCGGCCGCGATGACCAGCGCGACCCCGCTGATCGATGGACCCACGGAGACCTCCGACCGGTTCCAGGCCGACCGCAAGCCGCCGTACGACACCGAAGCCACCTGAGCCGGGGGCTCGATCCGCCACCGCGCGAGCGGGCACCGGCTTATCGCAGCCGCATTGGAAGCGCGCGCCCCGCAAGCCCGCGCGGCGTCGCGGCCAGGCCGGCGGCGATCCGCTCGATCGCGATCGCCGCAGGGTCGTCGGGGTGTGCGGTGACGATCGGCGTGCCCGCATCGCCGTCGCTGCGCAGCAGCGGGCTGAGGGGGACCGACCCGAGCACGGGGACGTCGTCCTCGCCGCGGGAGAGCATCTCGGCGACCTGCGCGCCGCCGCCCGCGCCGAACAGGTCGAGTGTCGTCCCGTCGGGGAGCGTCATCGCGGCCATGTTCTCGACGACGCCGATCACACGCTGACCTGTCTGGCGTGCCACCAGGCCGCTGCGGACGGCGACGTCGGATGCCGCGGACTGCGGAGTGGTCACCACGATCACTTCGGCGTGGGGGAGCAGCTGGCCGACCGAGATCGCGATGTCGCCGGTCCCGGGCGGCATGTCCAGCAGCAGCACGTCGAGGTCGCCGAAGTACACGTCGGTGAGGAACTGCGAGACCGTGCGGTGCAGCATCGGTCCCCGCCAGGCCACCGCTTCCACCGGTCCTGACGCGCCGCGCAGGAACATGCCGATCGAGATGACCTTCACGCCGTGCGCGACCGGCGGGAGCATGAGCTCGTCGATGCGGGTGGGCTGCGGCACGCTGCCACCGGCAGCGACGAGCCCCAGCAGGCCCGGGATCGAGAAGCCGTGCACGTCCGCATCGATGAGGCCGACAGCGAGTCCGCGGGAGGCCAGCGCGGTGGCGAGGTTGGCGGTGACCGTCGATTTGCCGACGCCGCCCTTGCCGCTGGTCACCGCAATCACACGGGTGAGCGAGTCGGGTCCGAAGGGCATCTCCCGAGCCGCCCGCCCGCCGCGCAGCGACTCGGTCAGCTCACGTCGCTCCGCGGGTGTCATCACGCCGACGGAGAGGTCGACAGCGCTGACGCCGGGAACGGATGCCGCGGCTCGGCGGACGTCGGCGGCGATGCGATCGGCGGCGGGGCAGCCCACGATGGTCAGCACGATCCCGACCGAGGCCAGCCCCTGATCGAGCGTGATCTCACGGAGCATGCCGAGCTCGGCGATCGGACGCCGCAGCTCGGGATCGACGACCGCGCCGACGGCACGCCGGACCGCGTCGGCATCGTTCGGGCCGGCGACGTCGGAGCCGGTGTGGCGGGTCACCGGCCGGAGCCGTCCCGTTCGTCCGCGCGGGTGTCGAGCTGTTCGAGCATCGCCTTGAGCTCGTTGCGCAGGACGTCCTTGGTCACGGCACCGCTGGAGCCGTCCGTCAGCGCCATTCGCAGCGCGACGATCTCACGTGCGAGGTACTCGGTGTCGGCGAGGTTGCGCTCGGCGCGCTGGCGATCCTGCTCGATCTGGACGCGGTCGCGGTCGTCCTGCCGATTCTGGGCGAGCAGGATCAGCGGAGCGGCGTAAGACGCCTGCAGCGACAGGATGAGCGTGAGGAGGGTGAAGTTCGTGGCCTTCGGGTCGAACTGCAGATCGACAGGAGCCAGCGAGTTCCACAGCAGCCAGGCGGCCACGAAGACCGTCATGCCGATCAGGAACCCCGACGTTCCCATCCCGCGTGCGAAGGCT
This portion of the Microbacterium pygmaeum genome encodes:
- a CDS encoding DUF3117 domain-containing protein, coding for MAAMKPRTGDGPMEAVKEGRLIIVRVPLEGGGRLVVSVNDAEAKELYDVLGGVVNPV
- a CDS encoding O-methyltransferase; translation: MGEQDANYRFADEATIEPDHISKARAYALEIGAAPISPAVGAQCAVIAASSRALNIVEIGTGAGVSGLWLLHGSPRATLTTIDSEPEHLGAARQSFADAKVPPARVRFITGRAMEVLPRMNEASYDIVLVDADPDGVIDYVEHGLRLVRAGGTVLIPRVLNRGAVADPVRRDAVTASYRSLIHETQASAAVIGALSIVGEGLLQLTTTPPD
- a CDS encoding DUF1003 domain-containing protein, which encodes MARPSRMPALDAPRGRSGMLNRNPQPSRDRFGRFSEAFARGMGTSGFLIGMTVFVAAWLLWNSLAPVDLQFDPKATNFTLLTLILSLQASYAAPLILLAQNRQDDRDRVQIEQDRQRAERNLADTEYLAREIVALRMALTDGSSGAVTKDVLRNELKAMLEQLDTRADERDGSGR
- a CDS encoding Sec-independent protein translocase family protein codes for the protein MFFGITIEKLLLIGLIAGLLIGPERLPRYAETLARFTKRAREYVTNAKSRVKEEMGGDFDDVDWRTLDPRQYDPRRIIREALLDDAPVPTVKAVSAAAAMTSATPLIDGPTETSDRFQADRKPPYDTEAT
- a CDS encoding Mrp/NBP35 family ATP-binding protein, translating into MTRHTGSDVAGPNDADAVRRAVGAVVDPELRRPIAELGMLREITLDQGLASVGIVLTIVGCPAADRIAADVRRAAASVPGVSAVDLSVGVMTPAERRELTESLRGGRAAREMPFGPDSLTRVIAVTSGKGGVGKSTVTANLATALASRGLAVGLIDADVHGFSIPGLLGLVAAGGSVPQPTRIDELMLPPVAHGVKVISIGMFLRGASGPVEAVAWRGPMLHRTVSQFLTDVYFGDLDVLLLDMPPGTGDIAISVGQLLPHAEVIVVTTPQSAASDVAVRSGLVARQTGQRVIGVVENMAAMTLPDGTTLDLFGAGGGAQVAEMLSRGEDDVPVLGSVPLSPLLRSDGDAGTPIVTAHPDDPAAIAIERIAAGLAATPRGLAGRALPMRLR